A window of Candidatus Aminicenantes bacterium contains these coding sequences:
- a CDS encoding M20/M25/M40 family metallo-hydrolase encodes MEKNRLHEIFLQLIKIDALSQHEKPVADYIHGFLRALKLKPRLDASSGKTGSDTGNLICEVGGGGDTMFLAHMDTARSTAAVKPQVLADRIVSDGTSVLGVDNRAGIAMILCALEKALKGKNIANDFTVAFTTCEESSLAGSMNLEVVARIKKCFIFDSSLPPGTFIASSCGAKNFNVVVKGKAAHSGLAPEKGINSIAVVARALSQIQQGRIGAASTVNVGLISGGSAVNVVPEETRLTGEVRSTEMAMIDEIIQEIKSVFAKETSAAGAGLKFSHEWDFKPYRIPAEAEIYREVAAVMAKVGLTPVAVASLAGSDANSLNGRGIAAINLGIGAQNPHANDEFILKADLEKGCAIALELMKKDR; translated from the coding sequence ATGGAAAAAAATAGATTGCACGAAATATTTTTGCAGCTGATAAAAATTGACGCCCTGTCCCAGCATGAAAAGCCTGTCGCCGATTATATCCACGGCTTTTTGCGCGCCTTGAAGCTGAAACCCCGTTTGGATGCATCATCCGGCAAGACGGGAAGCGACACCGGTAACCTGATCTGCGAAGTCGGTGGCGGTGGCGATACCATGTTCCTGGCGCACATGGATACGGCCCGGTCGACGGCCGCCGTGAAACCGCAAGTCCTTGCCGACCGCATTGTCTCCGACGGGACTTCCGTCCTGGGCGTCGATAACCGGGCCGGCATCGCGATGATCCTCTGCGCATTGGAAAAAGCGCTGAAGGGAAAAAACATCGCCAACGATTTTACCGTGGCTTTCACCACCTGCGAGGAATCGTCCCTGGCCGGATCGATGAACCTGGAGGTCGTTGCGCGAATAAAAAAATGCTTCATATTTGATTCATCGTTGCCTCCGGGTACTTTCATCGCCTCCAGCTGCGGGGCGAAGAATTTCAATGTCGTGGTGAAAGGAAAGGCCGCCCATTCCGGGCTGGCGCCGGAAAAGGGGATCAATTCGATCGCCGTCGTTGCCCGCGCCCTGAGCCAAATCCAGCAGGGCCGCATCGGCGCCGCTTCCACGGTCAATGTAGGCTTGATCAGCGGCGGATCCGCGGTCAACGTCGTTCCTGAAGAAACGCGCCTGACCGGGGAGGTCCGATCGACGGAAATGGCCATGATCGACGAGATCATCCAGGAAATCAAGTCGGTTTTCGCCAAGGAAACCAGCGCTGCCGGCGCCGGGCTAAAATTCAGCCACGAATGGGATTTCAAACCGTACCGCATCCCGGCCGAGGCTGAAATCTATCGCGAGGTGGCGGCGGTCATGGCCAAGGTCGGGCTGACGCCGGTCGCGGTGGCCTCGCTGGCCGGCAGCGATGCGAATTCGCTCAACGGCAGGGGCATCGCGGCCATTAACCTGGGCATCGGCGCCCAGAACCCCCATGCCAACGATGAATTCATTCTGAAGGCCGACCTAGAAAAAGGTTGCGCCATCGCCCTGGAATTGATGAAGAAGGACCGCTAG
- a CDS encoding carboxypeptidase regulatory-like domain-containing protein — protein sequence MYSQTQTGNIFGTVVEASGNGIPGVQVILTSTTAGKLTTLTSETGQYRFLSLPPAADYELRFEVEGLKTQVRKGIRVAVGENVTINATMELGQLSESIEVVAAAPVIDLRKTTAATNVTKEALQALPTARDPWVILQKTPGLTIDRENVGGNASGQQSSWDSRGENRANSQWNLDGVEVTDPTSPGSSGTYFDYDMFEEMQIQTAANDVTAIAGGVSINFVTKRGKDNLFGGGRFFWTDKSLQGTNLPAGLEKEGLSGNTINHILDYGFNIGGPIVKGKAWFWGSFGIQDINNVDMLDNADKTVLTTYNGKVDFNLGSHRLEGYAMWSQKTRDNRKSNPLDRLDAARNQTGPSWLIKLQDEFSIGRDLFTSLKLSFYKSIYHLVPNGGLDKITYIDYDAGWRYNSGSWSDFMQDYWEGTLSFNYYTEKLPFGSHDIMFGINTRMMHALQQGGQSNGVRAYVYDALTPIAQAKSSKGVRVDRRWVDDFDYNRFSAYFQDAISMGRVTVNLGLRFDMQGGGINAITIPGTNVALLNSVYNPKTHTNINANIPETSRPAADFPCDLKFLSPRLGFIWDVTGKGKTVVKGNFAIYGGVMNFDSTQGLQVPFEVLTRNRFNWSDVNHNQIVDAGELALRDQTDNKAYVSGDAANLVDPNLTQDKDMEFTLGVEQEILTDVSVGINYIHRKIWNQSWNHPYVEDGDGNVRLVEPSDWSDYTFKQDGTTYSYWDTYDSYVYYTGAYRAENVKDSHVIYDGVDLTLKKAMSNKWMLMASVSLQSSKRHVDSSLGYVSNLVGSVPGYDPTNYAPVDLINGTASGSRNARWMVKLNGVYQLPWGLNFGASLQFRDGYVFDPILELDTDSRYWDGSPPTVLVYKHGSQRYGTFTMLDLRLEKMFQLKNIGRLFVSLDGFNIFNSAYVLDKETSMNSSRFGQPYEILNPRVFRLGLRFDF from the coding sequence CCTCACGTCGGAAACCGGCCAATACCGCTTCCTGTCACTGCCTCCGGCAGCAGACTACGAACTGCGCTTCGAAGTGGAGGGGCTGAAGACCCAGGTGCGCAAGGGCATCCGCGTCGCCGTCGGCGAGAATGTCACCATCAACGCCACCATGGAGCTGGGCCAGCTCAGTGAGAGCATCGAGGTCGTCGCGGCCGCTCCGGTCATTGACCTGCGCAAGACCACGGCCGCCACCAACGTGACCAAGGAAGCCTTGCAAGCATTGCCCACCGCCAGGGACCCCTGGGTCATCCTGCAGAAAACACCGGGCTTGACCATCGACCGCGAGAATGTCGGCGGCAACGCGTCCGGCCAGCAGAGCTCCTGGGACTCGCGCGGCGAGAACCGCGCCAACTCGCAATGGAACCTGGACGGCGTCGAAGTCACCGATCCCACGTCGCCGGGATCCTCGGGCACCTATTTCGACTACGACATGTTCGAAGAGATGCAGATCCAGACCGCGGCCAACGACGTCACCGCCATCGCCGGCGGCGTCAGCATCAACTTCGTCACCAAGCGCGGCAAGGACAATCTCTTCGGCGGCGGCCGCTTCTTTTGGACCGACAAATCGCTGCAGGGCACCAACCTGCCCGCGGGGCTGGAAAAGGAAGGGCTCAGCGGCAACACCATCAACCATATCCTGGACTACGGCTTCAACATCGGCGGGCCGATCGTCAAGGGCAAGGCCTGGTTCTGGGGTTCGTTCGGCATCCAGGACATCAACAACGTCGACATGCTCGACAACGCCGACAAGACCGTGCTGACCACCTACAATGGCAAGGTCGACTTCAATCTCGGCAGCCACCGCCTGGAAGGGTACGCCATGTGGAGCCAGAAGACGCGCGACAACCGCAAGAGCAATCCTCTCGACCGGCTCGATGCCGCCCGCAACCAGACCGGCCCTTCCTGGCTGATCAAGCTGCAGGACGAATTCTCCATCGGCCGCGACTTGTTCACCTCGCTCAAGCTCTCCTTCTACAAGTCCATCTATCACCTGGTCCCCAACGGCGGCCTCGACAAGATCACCTACATCGATTATGACGCCGGCTGGAGATACAACTCCGGCTCCTGGTCGGACTTCATGCAGGACTACTGGGAGGGGACGCTGAGCTTCAACTATTACACCGAGAAGCTTCCCTTCGGCAGCCACGACATCATGTTCGGCATCAACACGCGCATGATGCACGCCCTGCAGCAGGGTGGCCAGAGCAACGGCGTCCGCGCCTATGTCTACGACGCCCTCACTCCCATTGCCCAAGCCAAGTCTTCAAAAGGGGTCCGCGTCGACCGGCGCTGGGTAGACGATTTCGACTACAACCGCTTCTCGGCCTATTTCCAGGACGCCATCTCCATGGGCCGGGTGACCGTCAACCTCGGCCTGCGCTTCGACATGCAGGGGGGCGGGATCAATGCCATCACCATCCCCGGCACCAACGTCGCCCTGCTGAACAGCGTCTACAATCCGAAAACGCACACCAACATCAACGCCAACATCCCGGAAACCTCGCGGCCGGCGGCCGATTTCCCCTGCGACCTGAAGTTCCTGTCGCCGCGGCTTGGCTTCATCTGGGACGTTACCGGCAAAGGCAAGACGGTCGTCAAGGGCAACTTCGCCATCTACGGCGGCGTTATGAACTTTGATTCAACCCAAGGCTTGCAGGTTCCCTTCGAGGTGTTGACCCGCAACCGCTTCAACTGGAGTGATGTCAACCACAACCAGATCGTCGACGCCGGGGAATTGGCACTCAGGGACCAGACAGATAACAAGGCCTATGTTTCCGGCGATGCCGCCAACCTGGTCGATCCCAACCTCACCCAGGACAAGGACATGGAATTCACCCTCGGCGTCGAGCAGGAGATCCTGACCGACGTGAGCGTGGGCATCAACTACATCCACCGCAAGATATGGAACCAGTCTTGGAACCATCCCTATGTCGAAGACGGCGACGGCAATGTGCGCCTGGTCGAACCCTCCGATTGGAGCGATTACACCTTCAAGCAGGACGGCACCACCTACAGCTACTGGGACACCTACGATTCGTATGTCTACTATACCGGCGCCTATCGCGCCGAAAACGTCAAGGACTCCCACGTCATCTACGACGGCGTCGACCTGACCCTCAAGAAGGCGATGTCCAACAAGTGGATGCTCATGGCGTCGGTTTCGCTGCAGAGCTCCAAACGCCATGTCGATTCGTCGCTGGGCTATGTCAGCAATCTGGTCGGCAGCGTCCCGGGTTATGATCCGACCAACTATGCGCCGGTCGACCTGATCAACGGCACCGCCTCCGGCAGCCGCAACGCGCGCTGGATGGTCAAGCTCAACGGCGTCTACCAGCTGCCCTGGGGCCTCAATTTTGGAGCGTCCCTGCAGTTCCGCGACGGCTACGTCTTCGACCCGATCCTGGAACTGGACACCGATTCGCGCTACTGGGACGGTTCACCGCCGACCGTGCTGGTCTACAAGCACGGTAGCCAACGCTATGGGACCTTTACCATGCTGGATCTGCGCCTGGAAAAAATGTTCCAGCTCAAGAACATCGGCCGGCTGTTCGTCTCGCTGGACGGTTTCAACATCTTCAACAGCGCTTACGTACTCGACAAGGAAACCAGCATGAACAGCTCGCGCTTCGGCCAGCCTTACGAGATACTCAACCCCAGGGTCTTCCGCCTGGGCCTGCGCTTCGATTTCTGA